The region GAAAGAACTTAATCTATTTTGTATTCGACCATCTTTCATTTATGGGTTAGATGTCTTTGGATCATGGTTTTAAGTATAAAGCCTATGTCCAGAACTATACTTTACAAAagggataaaaacaataaaaaaagggaaatggttgGCCACTACCTTCTCGTGGAATATCCGAGCTCTGTGATTTTGTATCATATCCAATAGTTCAGTCTTATTCCTTGGAAACTCAGCATCGTCCTGGATTTCATAGAGTGGTACCACATAAGCGCATTTTTTACATGGTGCAGACTGCTTCATAGTGTTGAAAAAACTGGACAACATTTCATTCATGTAGGGTGCTGCCACCATGTCAATATCGACGGTGAGGACGTTTTCACAAGGACAACCTCGCCGAGCCAGGTTCCTCATGTGGTTCTGAGGGTAATGCTTTATTATGCTATTTTTTTGGTCCCGAAGAACCATCAAGATTCTGTTCACCCCTTCCGGATCAGAACAGCTAAGAGGAGATTCCTTGTATTCAGTCGAGAGTTTGGGTGGATACTTCCTTGAGTACATTACATGGAAGGACACATTCTCTTGAACAACGGGGAAGCAGTATCTCAAGTAGGATACCATAGCAAGGGCGACGGCATAATCAGAGCCTGGGGCATAGATGGCCATAGACACTGGCCCTCTAAAAGCCTCAGCCTGTCGAGCCACCCAGAAGATGCGGTCGACGCTGCCTTGGGTAACGAGACACACTCGAGAACTCCGGGTAACTTCCTCCCACCGTGTAGCGGGCCAGACGAAGGAGTGGCTGAAGTACTTGCCCTTTTCGGCCACATTGGCAAAGGCCTGGGACACCATCTCGGTTGGGTCTGCCTGCAATTTGGAGATTGGACTGTAATtgtcatttcatgttttttttttaaacattaaagtgATTTGActaagatatattagatatatttcaaATCGATCTCAAAATCAAGCACTATACTGCGTCAGAAAGCCGAAGTTTGAGGTTTGAAGTTCATAAATCATGTCCCCTTGTCTTCAATGGTACTTACAGGAGAGAGAGTGTAAAGCCATCTATTGTATCCCTCATCATGGAACATCTGTTTTGCCATAAATAACCACATCACTAGGGTCAGTACTATGAAATCTCGACGATTCAGACCCATCTAGAAAGAGAATCAATAAttcattattaatgatttataacTGCGTTAGTAGCCGAATATAATTGTCTAGcgctttttgtttccagtctttgccaccaaatttcgttatttcgtcatgccatcttgtccttggtctggcccttggcctctttatgttatctgtagcccagtctgttactttctacatctgtcgtcctgtctcagACATGTATGACCTGCCCAAtgacatttcttctttttgatgctcccaggtATATCATCCacgtttgtctgttccctgattccTATCactctcttaggctaattcccagcatcaatctctccatccctctctgggatcttattagtttcctctccagtaatttggttgtagtccatgtttctgatccataggtcataactgggaggactcATTGGTt is a window of Penaeus monodon isolate SGIC_2016 chromosome 36, NSTDA_Pmon_1, whole genome shotgun sequence DNA encoding:
- the LOC119595826 gene encoding beta-1,4-glucuronyltransferase 1-like codes for the protein MGLNRRDFIVLTLVMWLFMAKQMFHDEGYNRWLYTLSPADPTEMVSQAFANVAEKGKYFSHSFVWPATRWEEVTRSSRVCLVTQGSVDRIFWVARQAEAFRGPVSMAIYAPGSDYAVALAMVSYLRYCFPVVQENVSFHVMYSRKYPPKLSTEYKESPLSCSDPEGVNRILMVLRDQKNSIIKHYPQNHMRNLARRGCPCENVLTVDIDMVAAPYMNEMLSSFFNTMKQSAPCKKCAYVVPLYEIQDDAEFPRNKTELLDMIQNHRARIFHEKVYSKNQGNARFHELWEIQPDKEDSREYQVLYDIETYEERWEPILVLPISAPFFDERFVGFGCNRYSQVYELHLRKYNFRVLDTAFLVHRGFQTRAKHPHWRPKEIQENLERYKEFKKEINKKLKIKL